The genomic window CCGGAGCAATATGCGAATGTACGAATGCATTGATAAAGTACAGAAATAGCAGGTACCGGGGTCGTTTGTACCTAGTGCTCCCTTTCAATGAAAATCGAACAAAACGGGGTACAAGCAGAACACGGACATTATCTGCTATCGATTTCGCAATGGGCCGCTGCACACAAATGTACATAGTAATGGAGTAAAGGGtctggcttttgcttttgtgATGAACGGTTTTATGGAAGCCACTGTTTTGTTTGGTGCACTCAGTTCTCATCACCCCGGCACGCGACAGCAGCCACAGCAAACTTTTTTTACTACCTAATTACCAGGTATGCTTGGTATGGTCTCGGTAGATTTTGACGACCCATCCGAGCAGCAGTCTCCAGAGTGCTCCCACGCCAAAGGTGGGACCTTGGCATCCGTTTGACTGTGCCAGGTATCCAGGCTGGTCAAATGGCTGGATTTTAGCAACCCAGACTGTACCGGTACATACTCCGTACTTCTTACAAAATTCACTGGTATGAGTAGTCCAGTCCCACTTTGAGCTACGAAGTAAGCTGCATGAGACGGTCAGGCCCCACCTACCCAATAGGCACATACGGAGTATTAGATGCAATATTCATCTGCGGTGTTCGCCGACAAATTTTTGTAAGACGATCCAAGTTCTTGAAAACCCCGGGTGAATTTTGGTGTGTTACTTACTTCACCTCCTATGAGTTGTCGATAATTAAGCGAGGGAAATACTAAATGTCATGGATCTAGGTATGATATCGAAGCTACAGTAGTAGCCTATGTGGGTTGATGCGTCGAGCCTTTGTTGTGTTATGCTGTATACAATTCAAAATCATAGCATTTCCTAAAATCTGCACATCAAACGCATACGGAGTATTCCACTGTATCCGTAAGTCGGTATGAAATGTAAGTACCTAGGTTGTACTATTCTATGTAGACCATTGGTAGATTTCGCTTAAAGCTCGGGGGCCACTTGTTTCACGGTGCCCAGGCTACAAACTACACCTCTCCGTACTCCATACATAAAATCCACAAGCCATGTTCCCTGGGCGATAGAAGAAAGgcgtgttttctttttgtgggGTTGGTATTCGTCATATGCAGCAGGAAAGCACCTTGTTGCCATGTGCAGTAAATACTATGAAGCGAGGACAAAACATGTTGAGCAAATGGGGTAACTGTTGACTCGGGATAGCTGCCAggcgagaaaagaaaaaaaaagaaatatgaAAAAGGATGCACGTGTGGGATAaaaaggtaccttaggtaccttgaCTACGAGCCGCGGATTGCAGCACGTCCACGACAAagccacctacctacctgacgGATCCACTTCAAACAGGCATCACATCAAATCCAACACCGCGCCAGCACTAAGGTTTGGATCTCTCGACCCAGACGTATACACAGACGACATACATATGTGAATTAAGAGCGAAACACGATCCTCCATCGCAACTGCAGCCTGAAAGCTAATACGACGAGAGCCTTCTAATATTCGCCTTTAGTTCCAAGTATGTCCGACAAAGACCCTGCAAACTCACGCATCGCCATCAAGTTCGGCGCATCCAAAGCGCCCTTAAGGCCTTCACCTGCATCTGCACTCGGAAAGCGCGCACGACCACATCTTCTCGGCGGCAACGCATCCGACTCTGAAAGCGACGGCGAAGGCCGCCCGGCAGACAGGGCTGAGAACATCACCACGatcggggcgggcgctgatgGGCGTGGACGAGATACGGGCTCCTCCAAAAAGCCTCTGACGATCCCGAGGCAAGCAAATCGAGACTGGAAGTCGGAGAAGAGAGCACGAACAAACACGACATCAACAAGACAACAAGCAGACAAGGAAGTCGAGCCGGTGGATCAGGGCAAGCCGCTAAAATGGGGACTCACCTTGAAGGAAAAGGGCGCCAAAGCCACTGAGGATGCCGGCGGCCAGGCAGGAGAAGCATCGACTGATCAGTCCGATGCAGACAAGGGCGCCGATGCAAAACCAGAAAAAACCGCGGATGAGGAGGCCATGGAAGCGCTTCTGGATGAGCGggaagacaagaagaagaggaatCTAGTTATAGCGCGCGCGGAGTCTGCGGGTgccaaggaggaggaagcGTTCAAGCAAAACTTTCGCGACGCTCCGGACGTGTCCACCCTGGAAGACTACGAGGAGATGCCCGTGGAGGAGTTTGGCGCAGCACTCTTGCGGGGCATGGGCTGGGACGGTAAGCCCAGGGGCCCAAAGACGAAGGATGTCAAACGTCGCCCCAACCAAATGGGACTCGGGGCAAAGGATCTCAAAGGTCAAGAAGATTTGGGAGCCTGGGATCAGAAGGGAAGCTCAAGATCACGACCCAAACGACTCAATGACTACAAGCGCGAGGAGAGGGAACGGCAAGACAAACGTAGCCACCGCGGCTCTGAGAGCTACAAGCAGGAGCGCGATCGCGAAAGGTACGAGGATCGTCACCGTGGACATTCTCATCGCCGCCGATGATGCTAGCGGCCCCTTGGAAGGTACATAAATTTTTCGATCTTGGAATGAGCATAGCGGCTGCTAAGCACCTAGTTTTATGAACTGTTCGGGAATGACATCGCCCGAAATCGGCTCGTGTCTTGAAAGTCTGTCTCTCGGGGTTGCTCAACAACAAAGTAGCCTCTTTGAAGATGCAAGATTTGCGCTTTCATGACTCGCGAGCTACAGGTACGCCGCGGTGTACCTCGGCCTCTGTGGCAGGTCTCGTCCTTCAACGGGGCACAGGTTCATGTACGGCAACGCCAAGATTTCGCGACAACTGATGAAAGATTGAGAGCAGGACAAGGAGGATGCCTGGTATTTTCAGAAGGCGTGAAGTCTGCCAGCCGGAAGGTTTCGCGGGGTTGTTGAATCTTTATTCACGTTTAACTCTATAGCGACCCGGGCTTATATACGTAGCTGTACGAGAAGGAGTACATCCgctaactacctaggtacctacctaggtacgaaGTACCTGGTTCCAGAGCCACCATTTTTGGGACGACAAGGGTGCTGTACACCTACTATCTCGATCGAATACTGGAAATGCAAACAGAACCTGAGTAATGATTACCAAAGAGCTGTTTATATCAACGATTTTCATTGCTAAAAAAAACTGCTTTATCACTTATTACCTAGGTGTGAGCGGGCCACCATGCGCGATGGTTACACGATCGCCTGCTCGCAGTGATGACCGCTACATTTATGCCAGCCCACTATAGCCTAGCCGCCCGACCAAATGAATGCGCGTCCCATCCACCACAACACCCTTTTTTTGGTCCAATGTGGTTCAATTTGGTCCAGTAGGCCCATGGCACCTGGTCTAGAACAAACCAACGCCTCCCGAGGTGAGCCTCTGGTGCGTTTTCTCCTGTGATGGAATGTGATTTCCTATGCAGGAAACAAGCCCGTTGGCAAGAAAGTGGGTAGCAAGCCCAGTGAAACTATGGTTATTTtcttattctttttcttctagGCAAACTTGGCCGACCAGGTCCTTTTGTCAATTATACCTAAATTAGTAGATAATTAATTACAGCTGCCTAGCCCAGGGCAAGTAAGTAACGGGAGGTAATTACCTGAAATATCTTGCTTCTCGGTGAGCTTGGCCGCACTCCTAGGTACCTCTACCAAGTACctgtaacgttgcgtaccccctgttcggcaccctgaaaatctaacaacgaaatgcctacttttataaactgatttaaatataaaattatcaacggacaaaaatacaatcgttttcacgcttctccggttcattaacctcttcttcatcagctaaaggttccaaattttctatatcattttcctgcaatccaataatgttctgtttgttaaccaaaagctcgtttggatccggaaccaccctcctccttttaaccggccgtattgcctccagttgtgcttccaataagctgattttttgctgggcgctagccaaaagggtatctttggcttcgaagcttttttggacttttgcaaataaaagacgtgaagtagcgttggttttgttggattgggaaagtttttgcagttgaagtcggatatctcgggtcgttttaggggttttccaaataagtaaagacgggtcgttaattttttgggctgggctttccggtgttttatccctttgcaaaccgttgtttttatcttttataacgttggcgttgctattttctaacaaaatgtcacagacctgaaggacagccactgggctgtcgcttagtcatgacccctgtcacgtgaaggcgcgagggccgagcgcctcgcgcgcgtatatctacgcgaaatctctgcagtctccgatatgtagctcctcgagctacgtcttcgtcaacaaccacctgctaccctgtacctggaagactagatagccaatatactctgtcctgttacctgatcgcccgcacctacctgtccgccctgcctgcccgtgacattacgtagctccttcattaggtgcccgcgatgcctgcgttactgcaacccccgatcttaaccgattcgaccgaggaactgatcgaacacctacaaggacaccctgaacaatgggtgtcttacatctccgattcctaccaaaagctgcaactattgcacgatagcaacgtccgcctgaactcctgcctagaaatgcaggaagccgagacccaacgcgcccgcgccgaaacggaccgtgtccgcgacaaggcgcaggccgacattctggccatggccatggaaaaggcctccgccataacctcccgggatgccgctttcgccgaattagagaaaacacggtccgaactgaaggaagttcggaccgtaacgctgcccacggtacacataaccacccccgccccaactaccaacacgcctgttgaaccccttatggttactcctatgggaacgactccgccgcctgcttccgaacatcccgcctccgcccgcctttctgaacgacttccagaccccgataaatttacgggcgcccgctccgacctccgccgcttcgccacccaaatccgggggaagatgacctcaaacaaagaccgcttccccaaccccgaatcacgcctgatttatatagccggtcgactgtccggtaaagcgtacaacctgatcctgcccaaaatggtcggaggcacaccccaattcggagattatacggatctcctccaatacctagaggaggcattcggggaccccgaccacgtccaaaacgcacaaaacaaactatatgccctgaagcagcggaacgtagatttcgccgagtatctgtcggagttccaacgcctgtctttggaaggagaaatgccggaggatgccctcccccctcttttattccagggaatatcggaagagctccaggacatgctcctccacaaccccgccccatctcgccaataccacgaattcacccgacacctgcaaagcttggataaccgctaccgccagcaccagcagtataaaaatagacagacacgtacccctcgggccgcagcgccccccgcgcgcgcggctccccgaacccaacccgacataccgcgggccgcccccaagccaaacgcggagctcccgcttaacgaccctatggacctgagcagccaacgccgccacaaccgcaaggaaaacatgctatgttaccgttgtggatcccaagaacatttcgttgccaaatgcccggaaccggatacccgccgcacgcggctgcaccaggccggaatcgaacgatccaggtccaggtccaggtccccgcgccaaatacaaaccaaactccctaaaaacccccgccgcggctcggacgccagccgctccagcagccgaagttcgaaaaacggagcccgcctgggataagtcgcccccaggccgccaaggccgcgcatagaccgccggcgatccgcatctctgccgccgccgttcacgggttccccgttgaagaggaatataaccaacgatccgacctgatgatcctgcctgccgaactgacagtggggggccaaaacctcccaacctatgccctcaccgattgcggtgcggaaggaaaatgcttcctcgaccaaggatgggccgaagaacgccaactacaaatgtatccgctgcgaaacccattcgacatcgaagtattcgacggaaggaccgccgaaagtgggaagtgcacccattatgtccgaggacaattgagaatcaaggaccacatccagaaaaacgcgctgttcttcgtcacacagctagcccactaccccattgtgctaggaatgccttggctaaagcagcacgatccaacgattggattcgcgtcacacgttattacgtttgacagcgactattgccgccgacactgcaatatgcccgacaaaccggagaaggttaaagctttacacgccgtaccaaaaaaaagccgcccccagtaccaggctgaccgaccgccgtccctccgcgaaatggatatcgcccctatctccctgcaagccgcgagcatgtacgcccgccgccgatcctgccgactgtacgccgtaaccttgaaacagattgatgaggtcctagccgccgacccccaaaataggaacgggccgaccctgcccgaaataatccgggaattcgcggacgtattttccccgcaagaagccgagaagctgcccccacaccgaccgtccgaccaccatatcccgcttatagaaggaaaaacgccgccgttcggccccctgtacgccatgtcccgcgaagagctgatagcccttaaggaatggctgaccgcagagttgagaaaagggtttatcagacccagttcgtcatccgtcgcctcgcccgttttgttcgtgaagaagcagggaggagggttgaggttttgcgtggattaccgcgcgctgaataacattaccgtaaaagaccgttacccgctgccgctagtccgagagaccctgaacaacctggccggcatgaaattcttctcgaaaatcgatatcgtttccgcttttaacaatattcggattaaaaagggggaagaatacctgacggcattccgcacgagattcggcttatacgagagcctagt from Pyricularia oryzae 70-15 chromosome 4, whole genome shotgun sequence includes these protein-coding regions:
- a CDS encoding pre-mRNA-splicing factor SPP2 codes for the protein MSDKDPANSRIAIKFGASKAPLRPSPASALGKRARPHLLGGNASDSESDGEGRPADRAENITTIGAGADGRGRDTGSSKKPLTIPRQANRDWKSEKRARTNTTSTRQQADKEVEPVDQGKPLKWGLTLKEKGAKATEDAGGQAGEASTDQSDADKGADAKPEKTADEEAMEALLDEREDKKKRNLVIARAESAGAKEEEAFKQNFRDAPDVSTLEDYEEMPVEEFGAALLRGMGWDGKPRGPKTKDVKRRPNQMGLGAKDLKGQEDLGAWDQKGSSRSRPKRLNDYKREERERQDKRSHRGSESYKQERDRERYAAVYLGLCGRSRPSTGHRFMYGNAKISRQLMKD